The following nucleotide sequence is from Gemmatimonadaceae bacterium.
CCTCCGTCTTCAACTCCCCCATGCGAAGTAGCTCGCCCGCCGTCGGCGGCATCATCGGACGGCTCACCATGCCCGCCACCGATTGCGTTTCTTCGCGCAGCCGCGGGTACTGCCGGTAGCCTAGCCCCGGCAGCGGGCGCGCGAGCACCGAATCCTTGAAGTGACGGAGATCCTTGATCGCCGCGTCGATGTCCGGCATCACCTGGCCCTGCTGCTGAATGCCGGCCCCCTGCGCACGCCGCAGCTGCGTTTGCAGCGACGTCAATTGAGCGAGCAAATCATCCGTGCCGGCCACGACGCGATTCACCCGCGCCACCAGATCGTTGAGCTGCGTCGCCGTCTGATTCTGGGCCACGAGTTGCGCCGCGGTCATGTCGGAGCGCGGATCGGCCTGCACCTGCACCGTCTTCGTGAGCGTTTTTCCATTGACCGACAGCGCGACCGTGTACACGCCGGGCAACACGTCGAGTCCGCCTCCGCCGCCGCGACCACCGCCACCGCCACCGGCTTCGTCGCCGCCGCCCTGCTCGGCGTCACTCTGCGCGGCCGCGCGGCGCGCGCGAAACGCGGCGAGCGACGTGTCCGCGTCAGCCGGTTGTGCGGCGGCCCCACCACCGCCACGTCCACCTCGACCACCCCCACCGCCCGCGGGAGCGTCGGTGCGAAGATCCCACGCGACACGGTTGACGCCCGCGTCGTCCGCCACGCGTCGCATGCGGCGCACGGTGCGGCCGTCCTTGTCGGAGATCGAGATGTTCACTTCACCGGGCGGCTGCGTCTTCAGGAAATACGTAATGAGCGCACCCGGCTGCGGGTTCTCACCCGTCCATTTCTTCTGACCAAGGTTGCCATCGCGGCTCCACAGCACCCAGCGCGTCGCGGGACGGATGTCGAACAACGTCGCGTCGGCCGCCTGCGTCGTGGCCAGGTTCTGGAGTCCCGTGACGTCGTCCATGATAAAGAGGCCGCGGCCGTGCGTCGCGAGAATCAGATCGTTGTCGCGCGGGTGCACCTGAATGTCGCGCACCTGAACGATCGGCAGGTCGCCGCGGATCGACACCCAGTGCGCGCCCTTGTCCCACGACGCCCACACGCCCATCTCCGTCCCGATGTACAGCAGGTTGCGGTTCCTCGGATCCTCGCGCACGACGTGCACCCACGCCGCGGACACCGGCAGGTCGCCGACGACCGGCTTCCAGCTCTTGCCGTAATCGGTCGTCATGTACGCGTGCGGCGCGTAGTCGTCGTCTTGATGATGATCGGCCGCGACGTACGCTGTCCCCGCGTCGGAATGCGATGCATCGACGGTCGGAATCCACGCGTTCGGCTTCAATCCAGGCACGTTCGTGAAGACATTGCTCCACGTCTTGCCGCCGTCGCGCGTGACTTGGACGTTGCCGTCGTCCGTGCCGACCCAAATCACGTTCGAGTCCAACGGCGACGGCGCGATCGTGATGATCGTGCAATGGAACTCGGCCGCCGTGTTGTCGACGACGATCGGACCGCCGGAGCTCTCCTGCTTCTTGGGATCGTTCGTCGTGAGATCGGGTGAGATCACCTGCCACGAGTTCCCGTAGTCGGTCGACTTGAACAACACGTTACCGCCGAAGTACACCACCTTCGGGTTGATCGGCGAGAGCGCGATCGGCGAATTCCAGTTGAAGCGATACTTGTGGCTGATCATCGCGTCGCCGACCGACCCGACGCGGTTCGGGTACGGATAGATCGTCTTTTGCGTGCCGGTGCGCGTATCGGTGATGTTGATCATGCCGCCCTGCGCGTCGGAGTAGACGAGCCACGGCTTGTCCATCACCGGCACGGTGAAGAATCCGTCGCCGCCACTCACGGTGTACCAGTCGTTCTTTCGGATGCCCTGCCCCGAGAGCGTCTGGCTCGGGCCACACCAGTTGCCGTTGTCCTGCAAGCCGCCGCACACCATGTACGGCTTCTGCATGTCGTAGTTGATGTGGTAGAACTGGGTGAACGGGAAGTTGTTCACGACTTCGAAGTTTTTTCCGCCGTCGTAGCTCACCTGCCACCCGCCGTCCGACCCGCTCAGGATGTATTTGGGGTTCGTCGGGTCGATCCACAGCGCCTGGTGGTCGCCGTGCACGTCACGCGCGATCGTGCGGAAGTTCTGGCCGCCGTCTTCCGACATGTAGAGCGACCCGGAGAGCGAGAAGACCCGATTCGGATTCTGCGGATCGACGCGGATGTCGGCGTAGTAGAAGGGTCGAAAATTGATGTTCGGGTCGCGGTTCACGACACGCCAATGGTCGCCGCCGTCGTCCGAGCGCCACATCTCCCCCTCGTCGCGCGTCTCGCTCACGACGTACACGATCGAGGGATCGCTCGCCGCGACGGCGATGCCGATGCGATCCATGTCGGTCTTCGGCAGTCCGCGCTCGCGATCCTTGCCGGAGAGGCGCTCCCATGTCTCGCCGCCATTGACCGAGCGATACACCGCCGTGTTGCCGCCGCCCGATTCCAAATGCCACGCCCAGCGGCGATACGTGTACATCCCCGCGTACAGAATGTTCGAGTTGCCCGGATCGGCCGCGATGTCCGAGCATGACGTCTGTGGATCGACGTACAGGATCTTCTTCCAGGTCTTGCCGCCGTCGGTCGTCTTGAAGACCCCGCGCTCCTCATTCGGTCCCCACTCGCGGCCCAGTCCGCACGCGTAGACCAAGTCCGGGTTCTTCGCGTCGATCACAATGCGCGCGATCTTGTCGCTCTGCGCGAGCCCGATATGCGTCCAGTGCTCGCCGGCGTCGACCGACTTGTATATCCCATCGCCGATTGACGCGTTGTTGCGCGGATTCTCCTCGCCGGTGCCGACATATACGATGTTCGGATCACTCGGTGCGATCGCGATCGCCCCGATCGACATCGCCGACTGCTTGTCAAAGATCGGCCTGAACGTGATGCCGCCGTTCGTCGTCTTGACGATGCCGCCGTTGGCGCCGGCGACGTAGTACACGTCTCGATTCCCCGGCACCCCCGCCACGACGGAGACGCGGCCGGCGTTGTTCGCCGGGCCGACCGATCGCCAGCGCAGCCCTTTGAGCTGTTCCGGTTGCTGTGCGGCGAGCGAGGTCGCGGCGAGAAGAAGCGGAAGGAGTCGGCGCATCACGGAACCCGAGTGGAGGACGGCGGAATTTGAAGCACCGCGCGCGCCCAAGCCAGCGCTTCGACCGATCATCTCTGGCGCGCACCGCCGGTGGTCTCCACGTTTGTCCGACCTTTGCGGCTCCCCCCGCCTGACGCCGCCATGCAAATGACCGACGCGTTCTCCACCGCCCTCGCCGACCGCTACGCAGTGGAGCGGCTCATCGGCGAAGGCGGGATGGCCAAGGTATACCTCGCGCGCGACCTTCGGCATCATCGCCGCGTCGCGCTCAAGGTGCTGCGCCCCGACCTGGGCGCCGTGGTCGGCGTCGACCGATTCCAGGCGGAAATCCAAGTCACCGCCAACCTCCAGCATCCCAACCTCCTGCCGCTGTTCGATTCCGGCGTCGCGGGGGAGATGCTGTTCTACGTCATGCCGTACGTCGAGGGCGAAAGCCTTCGCGCGCGGATCGAGCGCGAGAAACAACTCCCGGTCGACGAAGCCATCCGGATCTCGACCGCCATCGCCGGCGCGCTCGACTACGCGCATCGCCAAGGCGTCGTCCATCGCGACCTCAAACCCGAGAACATCCTGCTGCAGGAAGGCCAACCGCTCGTCGCTGACTTCGGCATCGCGCTGGCGATCTCCAACGCCGGTGGCTCGCGCATCACGCAGACAGGACTCTCGCTCGGCACACCCCAGTACATGAGCCCCGAGCAGGCCACCGGCGACCGCGCCATCGACGCGCGCACCGACATTTACTCGCTCGGCGCGCTCACGTATGAGATGCTGACCGGTGAGCCGCCGCACGTCGGTTCGACGTCGCAGGCGATCATCGCGCGCGTGTTGACCGAACGACCGCGCAGCATTCGCGCGACGCGGCCGAGTGTCCCCGAGCAGGTTGAAGCGTCGGTTGATTGCGCGTTGGAAAAGCTACCGGCGGACCGTTGGGCGACCGCGCGCGATTTCGCCGATGCGTTGAACGGCGTGCGACACGTCACGCGCAGCACCGGGATGTTGCCGAGCGCGCGGTCGACGGCCGTTTCTCGCGCGAGCCGTTCTCGTGAAATCGTCGCCTGGTCGCTCTTCGCAGCCGCTGCCGCCGCGCTAGCCCTGGCCTCAGCGCGCGCGCCTCGCGCGGAGCCACCGCCTGTTCCGGCGGAGTTCGAGGTCGTGCTGCCCGACAGCCTCGACCTCCCGACGGGCGGAGCGGCATCGTCGATCGCCTTATCGCCCGATGGACGAACGTTGGTGTTCATGGCTGCGAAACCCCACTCGGTTCCCATGCTCTACGCGCGGCGGCTCGGGGATCGCGTCGTGCAAGAGCTGCGCGGCACCGAGGATGCTCGTTCGCCCGTCTTTTCGCCTGACGGCGCCGAGGTTCTGTTCTCGCTGCCGCGCACCGACGCCGGAAGCGGGGTGATCAAGCGGATCGACATCGCCGGCGGCCAGGTGCGGACTGTTTCCGACTCCGGACCTCGTAATGGCCAAGTCTCGTGGAGAAATCGCGACGAGATCATCATGGTCGCGTCCGGCGGGCGCACACTGTTGCGCGTCAACCCGCAGAGCGGAAACCGAACCGTACTGGCAACCGCGGATACTGCGCGCGGAGTGCTGCTCGGATTTCCCGACGTCCTTCCCGGCGGCAACGCGGCGCTGATCACGATTTTCAAAAGGCGGAACTATCTCGATTCCACCTTCATCGGCGTCGTGTCCATTCCGGGCGGCAAGATCACTGAGCTCGGCGTGCGCGGCCTGTTTCCGCGCTATTCGATGGGACGAATCGTCTTTGCGACACCCGGCTCGGGCCTGTACGCCGTTCCGTTCGATGCGCGCGCGTTGCGCCTCACGGGAGAACCGGTCCTCGTGGCGGAAGACGTGAGCGGGGGCACAGGTGGCGCTTATCCGGTCGCCGTGGCCGGCAACGGGACGCTGGCCTTCATTCAAGGGCGCGCGGTTGCGGGACAAGTCCAGCCCGTCATAGCCAGTCGCGTCGGTACGCCGCGTTCGATCGGCGCAACCCCGGGCGTCTACTCCACACCACGTGTCTCTCCCGACGGCCGGGAAGTGGCTTTGTCCCTTGGCGATGGGTTCACGGCCGGAAGCCAAATGAGAAATCCGGACATTTGGCGGATGGATGTGGCGACCGGCAAATCGATTCGCGTCACCATGACACGAACGAGCGATCGGCCAATTTGGAGCCGCGACGGGAAGGAGTTGTTCTTCCAGACGTTCCCGGGCGATTCCACCGAATACGTCATTGACCTTTCAGCGAATGCGCGCCCAAGAGCGTTCATTCATGCAACCGGAGCGATATTGTCCGGCGACGTTGGTCCCGCCGGCGGGTACGCGGTGTGGGCCCTCACTGGGCCGATCAGTCCCGACGTATGGATCGCCCCGATCGATTCGCTCGACAAGGCGCGCGTGTTCGCCGCCGAGCCCTACGCCGAGTCAAATCCGCGAATCTCGACGGATGGCCGCTTCGTCGCGTATCGGTCGTCGCGCACAGGACAGCCCGAGATCTACATCCGCAGGATCGTCGGAGCGAACGAAGAGGTGAAGGTGTCGAACGAAGGTGGCGACGATCCGGTGTGGTCGCGCGATGGGCGCGAGCTGTTCTATCGAACTCCGAGTCCACACCCGACCATGATGGCGGTCCAGGTCACGACCTCGCCGAAGCTCGCTGTCTCGAACGAGCGAAAGCTGTTCGCGCTCGACGGCTACTCGATACCCGGAGGGCGAGCGTCGTACGACGTCTTTCCGAATGGCGACTTCTTGATGCTCGCGCTCGCGGGCGAGACCCTGAAGACGCGCCCGCCGTTGGTCGTCCGGCTCAATTGGGCGTCGGCTCTCGAGAAAGCCAGCGACGACAAAAAGCCCTGAAGCGTCTGACGGGCCCCTCGTCATGAGATCTCGTCAGACCACCTTGATGCTCCGCCATTTTCCCTGATTGAACCTCGCCACGCTCAACGCGCACCTCGTCGCGTGCCCCGTGAGGATCGCGAGCCAGATCGTGATCGGTTGCAGCATTCCCAGCCGCGAAAACACGAACACGATGCCAAGCGGAATGACGAGCTGCGACACGAGCGAGATGTAGAGCGGGCTCTTCGTGTCGCCCGTTCCCTGCAATCCGCCGGTGTACGTGAGCGCGACGGAGATGAACAGGCCGCTCACGCTCAGGACGTGAAGCAGTTGGACGCCAATCCCCACCACCACGGGATCGTGCATCCCGAAGATGGCGAGCAACTGTCGCGGAACGAGCCAGAACATGAGACCGATGAACGCCGCGCCCATCAGTCCAAGCCTCGCCGCGACGTGCACGCCCTTTACGGTGCGATCCGGGAATCCCGCGCCGAGGTTCTGTCCGGCGACCGTCGAAGTGGCCGCCAAAAGTCCTTGCGACGTCCACGTCACGAGCGAAAAGAGCTCGGTGTACGACACGGCATACGCCGCCTGCGCGGCCGCGCTCTGCGGTAGCGAACCGATGAACGCGAGGAGCAGGACGCCGCCGACGTTCATGGCGATGCCCTGAATTCCCGCCGGGAGACCGAAGCGGAAGAGCGCACGAATGATCGGCCAGTCGGGTCCCCACCCGCCGCGATGCGCGAACGACACCACCCATCCGCCACGCACGAGCTTCCACAGTGAATAGATGGCGACGATCCCCGAGGCGGTCGCCGTGCCCATGGCCGCCCCTCGCGTCCCGAACGCGGGGATCGGTCCGA
It contains:
- a CDS encoding MATE family efflux transporter, whose product is MSELNDVATSGSPDALSEPAASAPASAPARADRRRFDRSIVDGPLAPAVTKLAWPTVLTNTIGGLQGMIDHALVGNLVGFAANAAIGVSWQIILVVIVFVSSMFTGMSVLVSRYVGAGDGDMADRTIYQAFLTVIVLSFGVLAPIGYVSAPSLLSLVNAAPAVRHEALPFLRIMFVFSGGMLTFFMVGGALRAAGDARTPMILGITMTALNVALNVVLIRGLGPIPAFGTRGAAMGTATASGIVAIYSLWKLVRGGWVVSFAHRGGWGPDWPIIRALFRFGLPAGIQGIAMNVGGVLLLAFIGSLPQSAAAQAAYAVSYTELFSLVTWTSQGLLAATSTVAGQNLGAGFPDRTVKGVHVAARLGLMGAAFIGLMFWLVPRQLLAIFGMHDPVVVGIGVQLLHVLSVSGLFISVALTYTGGLQGTGDTKSPLYISLVSQLVIPLGIVFVFSRLGMLQPITIWLAILTGHATRCALSVARFNQGKWRSIKVV
- a CDS encoding protein kinase — translated: MQMTDAFSTALADRYAVERLIGEGGMAKVYLARDLRHHRRVALKVLRPDLGAVVGVDRFQAEIQVTANLQHPNLLPLFDSGVAGEMLFYVMPYVEGESLRARIEREKQLPVDEAIRISTAIAGALDYAHRQGVVHRDLKPENILLQEGQPLVADFGIALAISNAGGSRITQTGLSLGTPQYMSPEQATGDRAIDARTDIYSLGALTYEMLTGEPPHVGSTSQAIIARVLTERPRSIRATRPSVPEQVEASVDCALEKLPADRWATARDFADALNGVRHVTRSTGMLPSARSTAVSRASRSREIVAWSLFAAAAAALALASARAPRAEPPPVPAEFEVVLPDSLDLPTGGAASSIALSPDGRTLVFMAAKPHSVPMLYARRLGDRVVQELRGTEDARSPVFSPDGAEVLFSLPRTDAGSGVIKRIDIAGGQVRTVSDSGPRNGQVSWRNRDEIIMVASGGRTLLRVNPQSGNRTVLATADTARGVLLGFPDVLPGGNAALITIFKRRNYLDSTFIGVVSIPGGKITELGVRGLFPRYSMGRIVFATPGSGLYAVPFDARALRLTGEPVLVAEDVSGGTGGAYPVAVAGNGTLAFIQGRAVAGQVQPVIASRVGTPRSIGATPGVYSTPRVSPDGREVALSLGDGFTAGSQMRNPDIWRMDVATGKSIRVTMTRTSDRPIWSRDGKELFFQTFPGDSTEYVIDLSANARPRAFIHATGAILSGDVGPAGGYAVWALTGPISPDVWIAPIDSLDKARVFAAEPYAESNPRISTDGRFVAYRSSRTGQPEIYIRRIVGANEEVKVSNEGGDDPVWSRDGRELFYRTPSPHPTMMAVQVTTSPKLAVSNERKLFALDGYSIPGGRASYDVFPNGDFLMLALAGETLKTRPPLVVRLNWASALEKASDDKKP